A stretch of Phragmites australis chromosome 12, lpPhrAust1.1, whole genome shotgun sequence DNA encodes these proteins:
- the LOC133886415 gene encoding bisdemethoxycurcumin synthase-like: protein MLEVEQSSQPAWCHPATNWVPNTATEGGIERPLFEMVSASQTVIPNSEDAAAGQLGEGGLTFRPTTMMLALVRQHVEQCLSDGVEAALALAPGMLAASRQVLSEYGNMSGASIIFALDELRHRRDELAGGIGMMLGLGPGMSVEIMVLRAASGTVKNLHRLLEQKRASRS from the exons ATGCTTGAGGTGGAA CAGTCCAGCCAGCCAGCCTGGTGCCACCCGGCCACCAACTGGGTGCCTAACACCGCCACCGAGGGAGGCATCGAGCGCCCGCTCTTCGAGATGGTCTCAGCATCGCAGACGGTGATACCTAACAGCGAGGACGCCGCCGCTGGGCAGCTCGGCGAAGGCGGCCTCACGTTCCGCCCGACGACCATGATGCTTGCTTTGGTGCGGCAGCATGTCGAGCAGTGCCTGTCCGACGGCGTCGAGGCCGCGCTCGCCCTCGCGCCCGGGATGCTCGCGGCGAGCCGGCAAGTGTTGAGCGAGTACGGGAACATGTCGGGCGCGTCGATAATCTTCGCGCTCGACGAGCTCCGGCACCGCCGTGACGAACTGGCTGGAGGGATTGGGATGATGCTTGGGCTCGGGCCAGGGATGTCCGTCGAGATCATGGTGCTGCGCGCGGCGAGCGGCACGGTGAAAAATTTGCACCGTTTACTTGAACAAAAGCGAGCTTCCCGGTCGTAG
- the LOC133887321 gene encoding bisdemethoxycurcumin synthase-like, giving the protein MTASGHPATFLEETRCAQRADGTAAVLAIGTANPVNCVRQDEYADWHFRVTRSDHLATLKAKMKRICERSGVKKRHFHHTEEMIGGHPEFLDRAVPSLGARLGLATDAVQELAAVAAARAIAEWGRPVAEITHLVVSTNCVAGAPGIDLSMAALLGLRRAVHRTMLYLHGCSAGSVALRFAKDLAENNRGSRVLVICSEVVLLGFRAPDEAQLDALVAATLFGDGAGAAIVGAGPTSPAERPVFHMVSASQVMLPGTEHAVGLHLSERGIDFRMSVELPTLVRDSIEQCLADGLAPLGLASGGWNGLFWAAHPGGRAILDSYEAALGLEPGKLAASRRVLSEYGNMLGATIFFVLDEMRRCRRGGDEEQREDCEWGVMLVLGPGLTIETMVLHAAGCRDED; this is encoded by the exons ATGACGGCAAGTGGCCATCCGGCCACCTTCCTCGAGGAGACCCGGTGCGCGCAGCGTGCCGATGGCACAGCGGCCGTGCTGGCCATCGGCACGGCGAACCCGGTGAACTGTGTGCGCCAGGACGAGTACGCCGACTGGCACTTCCGCGTCACCAGGAGCGACCACCTCGCCACGCTCAAAGCCAAGATGAAAAGAATAT GTGAGAGATCCGGCGTCAAGAAGCGCCATTTCCACCATACCGAGGAGATGATCGGCGGCCACCCGGAGTTCCTGGACCGCGCGGTGCCGTCGCTTGGCGCGCGGCTGGGCCTTGCCACGGACGCCGTGCAAGAGCTCGCTGCGgtcgcggcggcgagggcgatCGCGGAGTGGGGACGCCCGGTCGCCGAGATCACGCACCTCGTCGTCAGCACCAACTGCGTCGCCGGCGCGCCGGGCATCGACCTCAGCATGGCGGCTCTCCTCGGCCTCCGCCGGGCCGTGCACCGCACCATGCTCTACCTCCACGGCTGCTCCGCCGGCTCCGTCGCGCTCCGCTTCGCCAAGGACCTCGCCGAGAACAACCGCGGGTCGCGCGTGCTCGTGATCTGCAGCGAGGTCGTCCTCCTCGGCTTCCGCGCGCCCGACGAGGCCCAGCTCGACGCGCTCGTCGCCGCGACCTTGTTTggcgacggcgccggcgccgccatcGTTGGCGCGGGCCCGACAAGCCCCGCCGAGCGCCCCGTCTTCCACATGGTGTCCGCCTCTCAGGTGATGTTGCCTGGGACAGAGCACGCCGTGGGGCTGCATCTCAGCGAGCGCGGCATCGACTTCCGCATGTCCGTCGAACTGCCAACGCTGGTCCGCGACAGCATCGAGCAGTGCCTGGCGGACGGGCTGGCGCCGCTCGGCCTCGCGAGCGGCGGCTGGAACGGCCTCTTCTGGGCTGCGCACCCCGGCGGCCGCGCGATCTTGGACAGCTACGAGGCCGCCCTCGGTCTGGAGCCCGGTAAGCTGGCGGCCAGCCGGCGCGTGCTGAGCGAGTACGGCAACATGCTTGGCGCGACGATCTTCTTTGTTCTCGATGAGATGCGGCGCTGCCGCCGAGGTGGTGATGAGGAGCAAAGGGAGGACTGCGAGTGGGGCGTCATGTTGGTGCTCGGGCCGGGGCTCACCATCGAGACGATGGTCTTGCACGCCGCCGGCTGCCGAGACGAAGACTAA